One genomic window of Moorella glycerini includes the following:
- a CDS encoding DUF1858 domain-containing protein translates to MSITEVVSKYPQTVPVFMEHGMGCLGCAAARFENIEQGAMAHGIDVASLVADLNKVVNKGAKED, encoded by the coding sequence ATGAGCATTACGGAAGTAGTCAGCAAGTACCCGCAGACGGTGCCGGTTTTTATGGAGCATGGGATGGGTTGCCTGGGCTGCGCGGCAGCACGCTTTGAAAATATCGAGCAGGGAGCCATGGCCCACGGTATTGATGTTGCCAGCCTTGTTGCCGACCTGAATAAGGTGGTAAACAAAGGGGCTAAGGAAGATTAA